A single genomic interval of Sphingobacteriales bacterium harbors:
- a CDS encoding matrixin family metalloprotease, whose amino-acid sequence MKHLYHKIGLCALYVVLFSVKLSAQCHLQPLSLKERVQSADFVFEGKVISKYSFYDTNQSHIYTAHEIVVFKDFKGNLTYKTIQFVTKGGIIDGAVEVVNPNLTIDLGETGVFFATAPYAMDPNNMMQNKAVLSPYAEAQGMVKYDEPTNTAYDNFNEYGGVESGLYKAIKKYTATNFIVISVKEEIPAPKGLPTILSFTPTTVEAGNNKFITITGDDFGPYTGLATVQFRNPDYYGLTVAYQNVASSKIVQWSNTSIVVYIPGKDLALGKAGAGTGKFRVVNSIGAYGESEEDLNILYNKTNINNREIDLVNDNGSGGYTLAYSTNFTNTNAKLAFENALNNYHCHIGLNMFVSNTTSSKKCPAKDAVNIIAYDNATCPLSAGLLAQSTQWYIACANGDAYFEEMDLIFSSTAQWHYLQSPPNIDKKDFESIAVHEIGHCIGMGHVLDYGKLMYPSLTDGAYIRHLDTDAITCGLAIKAHSTENNSCNGSTAMQPTTACDVRVKIKMFLEGPYNGAGQMNTNLVSAMPKSQPFNTTPWNYAGNETTTTIPANIVDWVLVEIRNDATIVERRAAWLRKDGIVVELDQSEGVKLALTAANYSIIVRSRNHLAVMSKNQVSLPNNTPFDFTWALNVKGTAQVKAVSGGYYALHAGDINADGVITVADFNLYSTETSKINVYSPADLDMNKNVTVADFNLYKANSSKIGIPEIKY is encoded by the coding sequence ATGAAACACTTATACCATAAAATTGGGCTTTGTGCATTATATGTAGTGCTTTTTTCAGTAAAATTAAGCGCGCAATGTCATTTGCAACCCCTTAGTTTAAAAGAAAGGGTACAAAGTGCCGATTTTGTTTTTGAAGGTAAAGTTATCTCCAAATATAGCTTTTACGATACTAATCAATCGCATATATATACAGCCCACGAAATTGTTGTTTTTAAAGATTTTAAAGGCAATTTAACTTATAAAACTATTCAGTTTGTAACAAAAGGCGGTATAATTGATGGCGCTGTAGAAGTGGTAAACCCTAACCTGACAATAGATTTAGGAGAAACAGGTGTATTTTTTGCCACTGCGCCCTACGCCATGGACCCCAATAATATGATGCAAAACAAGGCAGTACTGTCGCCATACGCCGAGGCGCAAGGAATGGTGAAGTATGACGAGCCAACAAATACAGCCTATGATAATTTTAACGAATATGGAGGTGTTGAATCCGGATTGTATAAAGCAATTAAAAAATATACCGCCACAAATTTTATTGTTATATCGGTAAAAGAAGAAATACCTGCACCAAAGGGGCTTCCTACAATTTTATCGTTTACCCCTACTACTGTTGAGGCCGGAAATAATAAATTTATAACCATTACCGGCGATGATTTTGGCCCTTACACCGGATTAGCTACTGTTCAGTTCCGGAATCCGGATTACTACGGTTTAACTGTTGCCTATCAAAATGTTGCCTCGTCTAAAATTGTTCAATGGAGCAATACTTCTATTGTTGTTTATATTCCCGGAAAAGACCTGGCCTTAGGAAAAGCTGGCGCAGGCACCGGAAAATTTAGAGTGGTAAACAGTATAGGTGCTTATGGCGAAAGCGAAGAAGACCTAAACATTTTATACAACAAAACTAATATAAACAACCGCGAAATTGATTTGGTAAATGACAATGGGTCCGGAGGTTACACCCTTGCCTATAGCACCAATTTTACGAACACAAATGCCAAATTAGCTTTTGAAAACGCGCTAAACAATTATCATTGCCATATTGGGTTAAATATGTTTGTATCAAATACAACATCATCCAAAAAATGCCCGGCCAAAGATGCCGTAAATATTATTGCCTACGACAATGCTACTTGTCCATTGTCGGCGGGTCTGTTGGCGCAATCTACGCAGTGGTATATTGCCTGCGCTAATGGCGATGCTTATTTTGAAGAAATGGATTTAATTTTTTCAAGCACTGCGCAGTGGCATTATTTACAATCGCCTCCGAATATTGACAAAAAAGATTTTGAATCTATTGCTGTGCACGAAATTGGGCATTGTATAGGCATGGGGCACGTTTTAGATTATGGCAAACTAATGTATCCTTCCTTAACAGATGGGGCTTATATTCGCCATTTAGACACCGACGCTATAACCTGCGGGCTGGCAATTAAAGCCCATTCAACCGAAAATAATTCTTGTAATGGCAGCACAGCCATGCAACCAACGACAGCGTGTGATGTTAGGGTAAAAATTAAAATGTTTCTCGAAGGGCCCTACAACGGGGCTGGGCAAATGAACACCAATTTAGTATCGGCAATGCCAAAATCACAACCTTTTAATACCACACCATGGAATTATGCCGGAAACGAAACTACAACAACCATTCCTGCCAATATAGTAGATTGGGTTTTGGTTGAAATACGCAATGACGCAACTATTGTAGAACGCCGTGCTGCCTGGCTTCGCAAAGATGGAATAGTAGTTGAATTAGACCAAAGCGAAGGCGTAAAATTAGCATTAACAGCAGCAAACTATTCAATTATAGTGCGTTCGCGAAACCATTTGGCAGTAATGTCTAAAAATCAGGTAAGTTTGCCCAACAATACCCCTTTTGATTTTACCTGGGCACTAAACGTAAAAGGAACAGCGCAGGTAAAAGCGGTAAGTGGTGGGTATTATGCCTTGCATGCCGGCGATATAAACGCAGACGGCGTAATTACTGTTGCCGATTTTAATTTATATTCAACAGAAACGAGCAAAATAAACGTTTATTCGCCTGCCGACCTTGATATGAACAAAAATGTAACTGTTGCCGATTTTAATTTGTATAAGGCAAATTCAAGTAAAATTGGTATCCCCGAAATAAAATATTAA
- a CDS encoding MFS transporter yields the protein MSKSLYKRREVLSWAMYDWANSAYNTTVISAFFPVFFGSYWNSGVEETVSTARLGFSNSFAFIVIALLAPVLGSIADRSMSKKRFLGFFCALGVIMTFGLFFINQGEWQMAAFCYILATIGFSGSIVFYDSLLTSVAANESEYNKISTYGYSVGYLGGGLLLAVNVAMTLQPAWFGLADAAQAVKYSFVMVAVWWGLFTLPLMLNVKEPPEENPQTGLQAVKAGLNQLRQTFAEIRGQRNIFLFLLAYWLYIDGIDTIITMAVKYGQSIGFETTDLITALLMVQFVGFPAAFAFGFLAQKIGSRKAIYLAIFIYLCLSMFGAFISEVWHFYVLAFVIGLVQGGIQAISRAYFAGLIPKEKSGEYFGFYNMIGKFAAVIGPTLMGFAGLTFLKMGYPDDTASRMSITVISILFLLGAYFFSKVKDPQASAQTQEEGH from the coding sequence ATGTCAAAGTCGTTATATAAACGCCGCGAAGTACTAAGTTGGGCTATGTACGATTGGGCAAACTCAGCTTACAATACAACTGTTATTTCGGCATTTTTTCCGGTATTTTTTGGCTCGTACTGGAATTCGGGGGTCGAAGAAACAGTTAGCACGGCTCGTTTGGGCTTTAGCAACTCGTTTGCTTTTATTGTAATTGCCTTGTTGGCACCTGTTTTGGGGTCTATTGCCGACCGCAGCATGTCGAAAAAACGATTTTTGGGCTTTTTTTGCGCCTTAGGGGTAATTATGACGTTTGGTTTGTTTTTTATTAATCAAGGCGAATGGCAAATGGCGGCTTTTTGTTATATACTGGCTACCATTGGATTTTCGGGGTCTATTGTATTTTACGACTCGCTGCTTACCAGCGTTGCAGCCAACGAAAGCGAGTACAATAAAATTTCAACTTATGGCTACTCTGTGGGCTATTTAGGGGGTGGTTTGCTATTGGCGGTAAATGTGGCCATGACGCTACAGCCTGCCTGGTTTGGTTTGGCCGATGCTGCCCAAGCTGTAAAATACTCGTTTGTAATGGTGGCTGTTTGGTGGGGCTTATTTACCCTGCCGCTTATGCTTAACGTTAAAGAGCCCCCCGAAGAAAACCCGCAAACCGGCTTACAGGCTGTAAAAGCGGGGCTTAACCAATTGCGCCAAACCTTTGCTGAAATACGAGGGCAACGAAATATATTTTTATTTTTACTGGCTTACTGGTTATATATTGATGGCATCGATACCATTATTACCATGGCCGTAAAATATGGGCAAAGTATTGGTTTTGAAACCACCGATTTAATTACAGCTTTGTTAATGGTGCAGTTTGTAGGTTTTCCGGCAGCTTTTGCCTTTGGTTTTTTAGCTCAAAAAATAGGCTCGCGGAAGGCCATTTACCTGGCTATTTTTATTTATTTGTGCTTGTCAATGTTTGGCGCATTTATAAGCGAAGTATGGCATTTTTATGTATTGGCGTTTGTAATAGGCTTGGTACAAGGTGGTATTCAGGCCATAAGCAGGGCGTATTTTGCCGGCTTAATACCTAAAGAAAAATCGGGCGAGTATTTTGGATTTTACAATATGATTGGCAAATTTGCAGCCGTAATTGGCCCAACCTTAATGGGTTTTGCCGGATTAACCTTCTTAAAAATGGGTTATCCGGATGATACAGCCTCGCGCATGAGTATTACCGTTATTTCTATACTATTTTTATTGGGTGCTTACTTTTTCTCAAAGGTAAAAGACCCACAGGCTTCTGCACAAACACAAGAAGAAGGTCATTAA
- the deoC gene encoding deoxyribose-phosphate aldolase: MPPETTTYDYKLAKLIDHTYLKPNTSLADINRVCAEAKKFDFAAVCVPPCYLERCTEILLGTNIGIATVIAFPMGYADGVSKIAEINFAADKGATEVDVVINLGFVKDERWNDLFSEINTLCAFALHKNLLLKLIIEAGTLNPDELLRVCQICTQANVPYVKTSTGMNGPGANPDMIQTMRNVLPSHIQIKASGGINNRQQALDLVYAGANRLGCSQSVMVITAN; encoded by the coding sequence GTGCCTCCCGAAACAACAACTTACGACTACAAATTGGCCAAACTTATTGACCATACCTACCTTAAACCTAATACTTCGCTTGCCGACATAAATCGCGTGTGTGCCGAGGCAAAAAAATTTGATTTTGCCGCCGTTTGCGTGCCGCCCTGCTACCTTGAACGCTGCACCGAAATTTTATTGGGCACTAATATTGGTATTGCTACTGTTATTGCTTTTCCGATGGGTTATGCCGATGGCGTATCAAAAATTGCCGAAATAAACTTTGCTGCCGACAAAGGAGCCACGGAGGTAGATGTAGTTATTAATTTAGGTTTTGTTAAAGACGAACGCTGGAACGACCTTTTTTCGGAAATAAACACCCTTTGTGCCTTTGCTTTACATAAAAATTTGCTACTTAAACTTATTATTGAGGCCGGCACTCTAAATCCGGATGAATTATTGCGGGTGTGCCAAATTTGTACGCAGGCTAATGTGCCCTACGTAAAAACCTCTACCGGTATGAACGGCCCGGGCGCAAACCCCGATATGATACAAACAATGCGAAATGTATTGCCTTCGCATATACAAATTAAAGCATCGGGCGGTATTAACAACCGACAACAAGCCCTCGACTTGGTTTATGCTGGCGCTAACCGCTTGGGCTGCTCGCAAAGTGTAATGGTTATAACTGCCAACTAA